The Panthera tigris isolate Pti1 chromosome A1, P.tigris_Pti1_mat1.1, whole genome shotgun sequence region TAATTACCCTTACTACAAGTGATGGCCTGATTCCTCTATTCTCTTCTTGCCCCACTacttcttacaaaaaaaaaaaaaaaaaagaaaaaaagaaaagaaaagaaagtgacacAGTCCAGTGATTTCACAGTCTAGTGATGGGTGAGACCAGcatttcaaaaacaagcaaacagtgGTCTGCAGGAGAGATGGGCCTCAGACATTCCATCCCAGGGTCCACGCGACAAAAGAAGGGGGATCCTCCTCGCTCCAATGCCTGGGAACACACTTGGGTCACAGGAAAGTGTGATGTAAATCCCTCATCTCTCTAATCTGACCAAAAAAGCTCAAAGGAGAGGCCTTTGCTTCCATATCTGTAacattttacacttaaaatatcAGTAAGGTTCTTAACCATGATCTTCCATAGGGAAGAGGCCTGGTCTGACTGCCCCAAAGCGACACTCACATGCGCGGAAAGACTGTGTGGCAGGAGCTCCGGCACGTCCCTACTTAGTGCTCCCAAGCAGAGGCAGTGGCATAAGGCTGGCACCTCCACTGTGAGAGCCCTGCTGTCTCAACAGTGTGGCTCAGGCCACCAGATTTCGCAAGAGTTCCtgaggagggaggatggggagttGGCTCTGTGGTAAGTCCAGGAAATGCTGGGTGAAACAACAATCTGGGGCTTCTGGTGTGATATGTGCTGTGGTGACTCTCAAGGAGGGGGCAGCTATGTGGTGCTTTCCCACCATATTTGACCACAGGGTCCTTTTTGCaaataatcaccaaaaactgCAGAACACAGTTTAGGGCCTGCTGCCCCCAGTGGCCACTATGTGCTTCTGCCGCTAGCTCAGAGAAACAGTGTAGAAGAGACACTTCTCTGCTGTACCAAttgagggcagggccagggtgtTAGCATCCTTTATGGGGACTTgaaggcacccctgtgtttagtTAATTACATGGAAACGTGACAGAACTTTGTCAGCACGTTGAGCAGAGTCTTGTTTTCCCCTTTACCATTTGTAGTTTACAACTCAGCACTCTGCgccctgcccacctccagggGGCGCCATTCATATAGACTGTGGTGTGAACGAGGCCCCCTGGAGCTGGGTGAGGCGGCAACCGCAGCCCTCTGAAGACAGTTCTGTGTTTtaactaaaacacaaaacagttaCAGAGCTGTTGGTCAGAATGCCCAAGACATTCTCCTTCACCCTTGACGGCATCCGTGGACCCTTGTGTTTTTTCACTAAGAGCAGCTTCTCAGGGTGGGAGTGGGTAAGAATCTTAAAGATTGGAGTTTGGACTCAGACCCACCAGTTCCTGTCTGGGAAATGTAAGATTCCGTTCCATTACCAATAAAACAGGAATGATGACAACTCTTATCCCACCAAGCTGAGGCAAATCAGATCTTCATAAATGTCATTAGTAGTCACTCTGTCAAGAAGCCAAGTCCTGCTGCAGCTCCCTGCTCTCAGGCTTCCGTGCCCAGGTTTGTTACCTCACGGCAATGGCGCCCGGCAAGCCCCATGGGCAGTGTTGGGGACAAGTGGGTTGCAACACAGTGCATATGAACAGCAGTTCTGAAAGACAGTGTTGTCCCTAAACTCTATGATTTGTTCTGAGCAAGGAGTGAGGCGGCTGCACATTGGCTTTTACCCAGAATTCCTTTCACTTACTTCTAAACAATTTTGCTACCTTATATAGACATTAAGTAATTTCTTGAATAAAAACTCTTATTATCCTGGGTTCCTTGTATAGGCACCATTACGTGTAtatccaaaacataaaaacaaaatacacccCTGATCTCAGAGGTGACAATTTTCATGGCAGCATCTCTCTTATTACCCGGAAAATGAGCAATCCTATTTCCAAAGTCTAGGAGAATGAAGACTTAGAAAACCTCCCAGAGCACATTTTGTGATGTGGGATTTCGTGAGTCTGAAATGAACATCCTTGAGGGGGGAAAATGGAAGGTGGTTAAATTGCATACCTTGGTTTTAAAAACGAACATCATGCTGACATCTTGTTGACATGATGTTGACATGTTGACCAATTGCAGAATGTTGACCCTCTTCCCAACTCTTCCTGAGGGCATCAgtaccgccccccaccccctgcccccttcaGTCCTGATTTCCCTACAGACCTGTCTTCCCTGAAGTCTCAGCATTGTGGGACAAGGCGACTTGCTTGGCGGTACTGGTTGACGACGTCTGTACATTGGCGCTGGTCTCTGTGTAGCCAGCAGCGTCTCCTCCCATGTCCCCCTCGGTGTCCCTGCTTCGGCAGAAACTTCTCTGTCTGGACTGTGTAGCCAGCAGCAGTTTCCAGGCCGCTGCTCTGTACTTCTTTGAAATGAGGTTGTAGAGGATCGGGTTGATGGATGCACTCagatagaaaagttgcaaagcaACAATGTTAAAGTACTGAGAGAAGTTCATCATCCGGGAATCTTCCGTATTTATGTAAATGATCCTGCCAACGTGGAAAGGCAACCAGCACACTATAAATGCCAGAACCACCACCACTGCAAAACAAGACACGGGCACCAGAATTAGCTAAAGCATCCGAAAACAAATGAGGGTCCCCAAGATTCCATCTCAAGTAATAAGTAACAGCAAAACAAATTAGATACAACTTGTGCCTAGCCAAATCCCTACCCCGGAAAAACTACCAGGCTGCAGACAGCATCGATATTTGCTTTAAAACTGCATATATGTGTTATCAAGGCTGGACATAAACCAGAAGGAGAAATTTCTACTAACAAGCTGTTCTGGCAGCCTTCCTTCCACAAACCTACTTCAGAGACATGTTCTCTGCACTCCTTTGGAAAGAATTCTGCAACAGGTCTGCACAATCTTTGGTTTTTTGATATGGGTATGGTTCACTTTAGCCTTCAGGATAACTGAAcgttaagtttaaaaaaattagcttaaTGTGATCTGCCTCGTCTCCTCAAGGGTACTGTGAATAATTCACATCTGCGGCATCTAACAGAGGCCGGCAGTTGGTTTACCCATCCTGATCAGCGCAGCTCACTGATCCAGCGGCTTTGGAAAGTCATTTCGGCTTAGCTGACCCAGGCATCCCACCCTCAGGGGCATCCTGGGGTTACCCAGAGCTCTTGGAGGACTGGAGACGGTTTTCTCTGGAGACGGGAATGACACAAGGAATTGTAACTACAAGAGGAGCTGGGAGACCAGGGGAAGGGGACGCAGCCCGGACCGCGGGTTGGTGTGTTTGGAACAGACGTGGCGCCACTTACGCAGGACGCGGACCGTCTGCCGGTGGCCCTTCTCGCGCCCGGAAGCGGCCGGGCCTCGTAGCGGCCCCCGGCTCCTCCACAGCTCCCGGCCGATGAGCCCGTAGAGGAcgctgaggcacagaaagggcaGGAAGAAGTAGGCGGTGGTGACCCAAAGCATGACGCGAAGCGCGCCTAGCTGAGCCGGGCTGGGCCGGCACTCGCGGCTGAACAGagccgcggccgccgcggccTCGAGGCCCGACGGGGGGGACAGCGGTGGCGCTCGCGAGGACCCGGGGTGCGACGGTGGCGGCGAGGTGCGGGGCGAGGGCGTGAGCGGGGCGCTGCCGTTTAGGTCCGGGACCGCGTCGAGGCCGGGGTCCTGCTCGACGCCCACCAGGAAGAAGAAGGGCCCGGCGGAGAGCAGCGCCACCGCCCAGAGCGCGGCGATGAGGGCGCGGACGCGGCGCCGGGTGACGAGGACGCGGGCACGGAGCGGGCGGCAGATGGCGAGGTAGCGCTCGACGCTGAGCGCCGTCATGTGCAGCAGCGTGGCGTAGGTGCAGCCCTCGCCCAGGTAGAGCGAGAGGCGGCAGAGCAGCTGCCCGAACACCCAGGGCCGCGAGCGCCAGAGGCGGTACAGGTCGAAGGGGAGCCCGAGCAGGATGAGCAGGTCGGATACGGCCATGCTGCCCAGGTACAGGTTGGTGGTGGTCCGCATGTCCCGGTAGCGCCCGATCAGCAGCACCGTCACCACGTTGCCGCTCACCCCGACGGCGAACAGGCCCAGGCACACGGCGGTCACAGGCACCAGCGCCTCCAGGGGGAAGGGCGAGCAGAGGCGCTCGTCGCACGGCAGCAGCGCGCCGTCCGCGCGGTCCGCGCCGGCGCTGCTGTTCCAGGGGCTGCCCATGGACGCGCCGCGCCGGCAGGGCGCTCGGACGCGCTCGGCGCCCTTCTGCGCCGCCGCACCTCCGGCTGCCCCGGGGGCTCGCCGCAGGGCCCCACTGGCGAGGCGCTTCCTCGCGCAGCCCGCACGCTCACCCGCCCCTGCCCGCGCTGCCCGAGCTCTGCGGCCTCGCGCGCGGGGCCGCGACTTTGCAGGGTCCGCTTTGAGGCCCTCCCTAGCGGGCGGCGCGCAGTCTCCGCCCCCGGCGACCGCCCGCCCcactcccgccccccgcccgctcCCTCTCTGCCCGACGCGTGCCAGGGAGCTTCCCTCCCCACCGACTGGAACACGGGAGTCGGCCACGGCGCACGAGTCCTGTCCCATCCGGGGAAGCGGTTGCGGAACCCCGGTGAGGTGGGTTACTGACCCCAGCGGAACGCGGGCGCTTTGGTCACTCGAGTACAGAGGGGGACCTTCTTAGGGCCCTCGGCTGGTGGCTGTGTTCAGGCGGTTAGGAAAGGCTGCCTCAATACTAAGTAACAGGAGAGGAGTTTAGAACAGAACCTAGAGTCCCTCCTGGGTTCTAGTTGTGCGCCTACAACCGGATGATCTTGGGCCAGTCCCAGCCTCGTTCAGCCCAGGTCTCCTATTCTCTAAGTGTTCGAGTAGGGATGGAGGGAGTTGACCAGATCACTTCACCCATCCCTTAAAACCCTGAAATCGGTGGGCGTGACCATGTCTACTGGTTTCAAAGAACAAGGGTTAAGTATTACATGTATATTTGAATGCTTAAATGCGTTGTGTTGTTCctatgtagaaaatattttataaaccaaAAAGCAGAGTATTTGCCAACACTAGGAAGAATTAAAATTCTGGGGAAGAGACTATACAGCTGATGCACGAGTCGGTGCGTGGTGGTATTAATGATAATAGCTGATGCGCATTGAGTGTTTAGGATGTGTTTGGCCTCTTGCTTTCTATTTAACCCTCATGTCTGTGGGAGCTCATTTTATCCCTGAGCAAAGTGGGACTCACTGAGATCACACAGGTAGCAAGAGGCAGGATGGGGATTTGGACTGTGGTCAGCCTGATTCCAGAGCCTGCAGGCCTGATGTGCCACCAAATCAGCTCTACCCCTGTCCAGCTCCACCCCCTAGGGTCTTTGGAACCCTTTAGTCCCCAAAGCATCACATATTGCTCTGGACCTTTTCTGCTGAGTTCTGCATCTCTGTGTGGATGGATACATGGCTAGCAGTTTTCCCACCCATCCTTCTGTGGTTTTAAATCTTCAATTTCTTCTCCCAAGGTTTACTTCTCCTTTCTGGAACTTGGAACTTCACTTCAACTGGAACTTGGCTTTGCCCTAGGGACACGTTTCCCCCGCTGGCTTAGAGGAGGGGAACCTGTCACCTTGTGCATCACTGTTGTTCCCAGCCGCCCTGACACCTGGCTCTATATCTAACTTTCTCTGACTCTGCCttttccagccccctcccccatcgcTCACCCTCATTCTTGAAGATTTTGGTGCCTGACCCTCACTCTCAAGCACTCCTCCTGATAAAAATCACACCACACACAGGAGTCTTGCAATGCGTCTGTCACTCCCTGCTATGGATGAGCTGGTCTTCTAGTGCATTCCAGGCAGTGGCTCCTGTGGACATCCCTCACACCCGAGCATCACCAGGACCTCCTCCATCTCAGTGTCAGTCATCCGCTTTCTGAACTCCACCCCTGGCTTTCTAGCTTTCtggctttctccctttctccgATACCTCAACTCTTGGAatcctccagccacactgggaCCTCCAGTAGGTTGCCCGTCCTACCCTTTCCTTGTCCCCCACTTGCCTCAAGTCCTCACTTCCCTCCTTGACCCAATTTAGACTCCACGAGCAATCCTAATCACTCGCAGGCTTACACCCTCAACTCCTGTGCTCTCTTCCCTGTTGTCGTGCACGTCTCCGTGACAAGAACACAATCACAGTCCTGGTTAAATCGAATCCTCTGCCTACTCCATGCCCACCCCCAAAGAGCCGTTGAGTTGTTTCACTTGAAAGTCACCACCCCTGACGGGGCTCTTCATGTTTCCTTGGCCATCCTCATTTCTCTTGACACATCAGGGACATGGCAGGGCACATGGAAGCGTGACTTTGTGGGCTGCACACATTCCTATCATGCTGTGACTGTTGCTGTAGCCATTTTCTCTTGGTCCTTGTTTCTCAAGAGAGACAGGCTCACCATGGTGATGATTATCAAGGGCGGTGGTGGAGAGGGAGCGAGTCCCTGTGAAGGGTGACTAGGAAGAAGGTATAGGACTTGGGGAAAACCCTCCTGGAGATTCCAGTACCCCTTTCTCAGCCCCAGTCGACAGTCCCTGGTCAAGAATGACCATTCTGGCTCCCATGATGCAGCAGCTCCCTCTGGGCCCAGTTAGACTCCCCTTGCCATGCTCTGTCTGCCATGCTGTGGCTGGTGGCATCTTCTGCATCCATCAGCCACAGGAGCACACCTAGCTGTCTCAACGATGCCACATCCGGACTTAGAGAGCTAAGCAGCCCCTACTTGAAGTGTCGTACTACCCTCAAAGCTAAGGAGGTGGTGACACATAAGCCacgtgtctctgtctctggcccACATAATAGCAAAAACCTCAACATGTTAAGGGGAAACTGTAAACATTGTTTATGGTGCAACTGCTTTGAATTGCAACGTCTGGGAAGACCTACAAGTACTACCTCTGAGTACTCTTCTCCTGCCTTCCCTTCTTCCAGTTTTTTCAAAACACCAGCTGCCCTTCACGGTTCAGTTGGGCCCAGTCAGAATGCCCCACGGTGGCCATGTCCTACAATAAGGAATACTCACCTAAAGTAACAAGGAAACATTTCTGGGCACCCTCATCCCTATATTCATCTTCTAGGGGGACGGAGTTGTTATCGCTGGCTGTTTTTACCTCTTGGGGGGCTGAAGAGGCATAACTTTCTGTCTTGGGAATTAGGAATATGAATGTTCTTACTCTGTTTCCAGGGGATGGGATAGAGATAGAAGGAAGTCTATCTTTGGGGAAGATATTCTGTgcagggggcagtgggaggggttTCCTCAGGGAACCTTGCTGAGAGATGGAGGGTGTGCAAGCTAGGGTCAGAGCTCACCACTCGGGGGGTAGAGACCACCACCTAGAGGGTGAAccggggcaagttacttaatatctCTGAGCCTCCgactcctcatctgtaaacagggTTGCCAGTACTGGGACCACTTCATTGAGCTGTTCCAGCAAGAAAATATAAAGCCTTAGCCCAGTGTCTGGCATGTCGCAATCTCTCTATAACCATTGGTTATTATTAATCACAGTAATAACGAAAGAGGATTCCCTTGGATCCAGATGAGCCCCtatcttcttctttctttggtcAAATCGCATGCTTTCTGACGCCACACCTGTGCCCCTGCTCTTAGTTCTCCTTCCATCGCTTTCTGTTGAAAGTCTAATCCATTTGCCTTTCCAGGGCAAAATGTTGCTATTTCTAGGTCAGGTTTCCCAAGCCCTTcagtgggatgtgtgtgtggtCTCTGATGCCCTCAGAACTCTTGTTAGCTCCCTGAGACCCCGACATATCGGGTTGAGGCATAGTGAGCAAGCAGACTGTTGCCTCACGGGAGACCTGTCCCCCTGCTACAGCCTCTTGCGCCAGCgcaggtggctgggggtgggaccACTATAAAGGGGCAGGTATGCAGGTGGGGTGCGTGGTCAGTGCAGGACACGTTATGCTGCCTGAATTAACAGCCTCCAAAGACCAGTGCCCTGACATCTCACACATTTGTTTTTTGCTCTCCAAGAGCCTGTCTCGAGTGTGGGGGACAGTCTAGAGGTGTTACCTCTATTTGGTGGCTCACTGTTCTAGGCTGCTTCAGTCATATGGCCTCTCCATATGATGCTCCCATCGTCTCtaaggcaggggaagagagaaaatgaaatgcttCTGCCTGAAAGTGACTGTGCCAGCTGTAAGCTGCAGTGTCCGGGCTCCAAATCCACCCTCCTGGGGTCCCGTAAACTATTCATCTCCTTGGCCCACCTGCTCTCTGTTAGGCTTGTCAGCAGAGGGGccggagggcagggggagaagacACTTGCTCCTTCCTGTTCCAGTTTCTTTCAGTGTCATCGCACAATGGCTCTGTGTCCTGCCAGCAGCGCTGGCTTCAGTCTCCAGCTCCTTTGGACACAAGCAGAAGCCCCTCCAGCAGCAGTCAGGCAGCCGCTCCTCCTCAGAGGTCTGGCTCCCACTTCCTGGGGGATCCTCCTCTAACCTCGTAGGTTCTGATACCCTCAACatctttcctttgtctccagcctAAAGAGTGGCAGCTTTTCCCAGCAGTTATTACCTCTGTGTCACCTGTTTGCTTTTACAGTCCTCTAACACTTGTTACACGGATGCCCAATGTTAAATGATCCTTATTAAATACCTAGTGCAGCATCTGTTCTCCTGACTGAACCCTGATGAATACAGAGGTGAATgtcttttctgcttctgtttcattGGCCAAAGTCACCTGGCCTCTTCCAACCTCAGcggtatgggggtgggggtgggggcgtgccCTGAAGGAGGAGAACCAATATTTGGCCAAGGATTTTGTTTTGGCATTCAAACTATGTGGTCCAGTAACTATTACCACATAACAAAATTTCTGACCACTCAGTGGCTTTGGACAACCATTTTATCGTGctaattctgtgggtcaggaattcagggaTGGCTTGTCTTTGTTCCATGATGTCTGAGACCTCAGCTGCAAAGATCCAAAAGCTGGGAGTGGCTTGACAGCTAGGGGCTGGCATCTCCTGAAGTCTCATTCAGTCACCTGTCTGGTGCCTGGACACAGGAGACTTGAAGAGTGGGACCCCTGACTGGAATGCTTGCATTATTCTGCACTTTGCTTTTTAacttaattgtatttttctctcctttaagaGTGTCAGGGAGAGAATGATCCATGAGTAGATAAAGGGATACTCTTGAGGGtatgtacattattttaaaaagtgtacatgaaaacagaatatttgaaaagcTCTTAAAAATATGAGGCATTCTCATCACCTATACTGATGGTAAATGGTTAGGTTACAGAATGGTTTTAGGTTTTGGAGAATCATTTCTTCTGTAATCTGTCTGATTAAGCCACCACACACAGGAGATCTTCCTATAGAGAATGTTCATGGTGAGGACCATCATGTGACCCATGGAGTTCGAACATGATGTATAAAATTCCTTTTccaaaccacaggaaaaaaaaaaaagacatgcaacACTGTTAATCGGTATCAGTCTTCTCAAGGCTGGATTCATACTTAGTTGCCTTTGTGAAGTGATGTCCCTATATTCAAAATCGCTCTTCCCCAGCCTAACATTTTAAACTTGTGGTACCtgcaaagatgagaaaaaaaagggaggcaaaccaagacaGACTCTcaactagagaacaaactgatggttaccagagttaGACAGATAcggattaaggagtgcacatgtgagcaccaggtgatgtatggaagtgttgaatccctGTGTTGtctacctgaaactagtattacactgcatgttaactaattgaaattaatttttttaaaaaatatttgaggcagagtgcgagtgggggaggggcagagagagagggagacacagaatccaaagcagactccaggctctgagctgtcagcacagagcccgatgtggggctcgaacccatgaaccgtgagatcatgacctgagccaaagtcagatctcaatcgactgagccacccaggcaaccctgaaatttaaataaaagcttaaaaaaaggtTCATCCCCATTTGAGATTTATGGATGGAAATTTTAACAGGGGATAAGTAAGAGGGTACACAGAACTTTCAGGCATGTGCAAGAATTCTCAGGCATGAGTTGAGCTTTCTGGCATGGTATTGTAGGTGGGCATGTTGAACTCCCTGGTGGAGGAAGACCTGGGGGCAGATGACAGTGCCAGTATGAGGAAGGTGCTAGGCCCCTGGAGGTGGGAGAAAGAAGGTACTAGGAAATAGACAAAGAATGCAGGAAAGGCATGGAGAGGTCAGAGATTTCCTTTCCAATGAGAACTTTACCTGAGAGCCATCTTTACTTATATATGTAAAGGAAGCAAGATATCTAGAGATTTGCACAAAATCAAGTCACTAGGATAAagcttctaattttattctttaatctaCTGGATGTTACCTTCTTGAATATGGGGGTTTTCTCATGCTGAAGAGTTGAAtactgctaaaaacaaaacaaaacaaaacaaaacaaaacaaaacaaaacaaaaaacctgttgTAAGACCATTGCAAGAAGGGAGAacttaacatttctttctctgaaagcAGCGGCAAGTAATGAGTGTTTATGAATACAATAAACATATCTCAAAAAAGAATGAtacaacttttattttccatGGATTTTAAAGACACTTTTGCTACATAGTTATGTATTTTTATGAGATTATACTTTTTCATTTGTATGAAGTTCAACCTTATACAATTTTAAGGTGATATGTTTGGTAGTGTAtctataatctttaaaaagtttagaGTTTTTGGAATGTACAGTATATGAGGTAAAATcaagattacattaaaaattgttttctcctcTGCACTGATTTTGCAGCGAGGCTCAAATGGCAAGTACACTATTAAATGACATTTACTATCAAAAATAGGAGTTCATTTGAGTTACTATGAAAAACATAAGCCACTGTAACTGCCACAGTGGcatattttaccattttagaCATTCAACTATATAGAAATCTCTGGGCTATTACACTCAAACTCATTTGTACTGCCAAATGTGGCACTTTTAAGAAGTTTCTAGAAAATAATCGCAATCACTGTTGTTTTGGGGGAAAGTTAGCCTATACACgagattaaatttaaataaaatgtaaacatacagTATATTATAGTGACAGATCATTCTTAACACTTGGAAAGGCcaagtttatccatttcttttttgaacaAAGGTTAATGTTTTTTCTACAGCACAGATCATTTGacataaaacaattacaatacaTGCCCATTTCTAATATAAGAGAAATTCTTCAGAGATCTTCAAAGCACAAAACATAGGTCCTGTTTTCAAAGACTGACAGAAGTGCTTAGTAATCACTAAAATGCTACCCTCAGCAACTAAAAATTAGTGATTCACTatcctaaaattcaaataataaattaaaaaggctAGTTACAAGTGTTTTACAGATAACAGATGTGATAAAACAAGAATTTTAGATAGTTTCATTACAAACTATTATTACTGGCAGTCATTGACATCTATGCAAGATGTACAATGTGatacttgacaaaattcaatctGATCATCCAATAACTCACAAATGCAAGCTCACAAAACATTAATGAATTATGCAATTGCAAAGTGCTCTAATGCAACATTAACCACATGCAATCAACAATTTGGAACAGTATCCAGACAGACATTACATTAAACATTagtttttcaagaaagaaagcagCTTGAAGTTTACTGGTGCAAATTAATTTTGTCTTCAGATTTGGTGCCCCAAACAAAAAGGTTAGGTTTGATTATGAATTCTGATGGTGATGGCAGTAGTTATGGGAGAAGCAGCAAAACTTATGGGAGTTCTTCAAAATTAGCCTGTACCAGATACatggagtgagtgagtgagtgtgtgtgtgtgtgtgtgtgtgtgtatttttatacttGGTATGTGTAGTTTATATATATGCCGTATATGTTCATGCGTATGtccttatacacacacatatagttcAAAGGCTCACAAAAACCAAATTAAGTAGGTTTGAAATTCAGAGTTGAgtatgattactttttaaaaagtatctataagccctctgttctcttccatgTTCTCAAGACTTGAAGAGGTGctttttaagtaaacattaaaatatttttaggccAAGTAAACTGTCTGTGCTTTCTTTAAGTGACTTATCTGTGAATTCATGAATATATACTTGTAATGAAGAACTCCACATTTATCAAacaagaagtttctttttttcatgcaTATTCTTTCATCCAGTTTTTGTCTGCTAAGCCCCTCCAGTTATTCATCATAATCCCACTTACCAAATAATTAAGACAAATGAGGAGGTAGAAATATAGCACTAGATTGCTTTCACAGCATcagactttaacattttttttttttatagcatgtTAGTGtaaattttcatcattttgaatttttcactaggtaatatctttaaaacaaacagatCAGGTTGTCACTGTTACACTCATGCTGACTGGTCAATATACCAATTATATATTGTTGCCTCttagaaaatatgttttacaagaaggcatgttaaaaaaaaaaaaaaagaaaagaaaaaagaaagaaa contains the following coding sequences:
- the MLNR gene encoding motilin receptor translates to MGSPWNSSAGADRADGALLPCDERLCSPFPLEALVPVTAVCLGLFAVGVSGNVVTVLLIGRYRDMRTTTNLYLGSMAVSDLLILLGLPFDLYRLWRSRPWVFGQLLCRLSLYLGEGCTYATLLHMTALSVERYLAICRPLRARVLVTRRRVRALIAALWAVALLSAGPFFFLVGVEQDPGLDAVPDLNGSAPLTPSPRTSPPPSHPGSSRAPPLSPPSGLEAAAAAALFSRECRPSPAQLGALRVMLWVTTAYFFLPFLCLSVLYGLIGRELWRSRGPLRGPAASGREKGHRQTVRVLLVVVLAFIVCWLPFHVGRIIYINTEDSRMMNFSQYFNIVALQLFYLSASINPILYNLISKKYRAAAWKLLLATQSRQRSFCRSRDTEGDMGGDAAGYTETSANVQTSSTSTAKQVALSHNAETSGKTGL